The window GGCAAGTTCAAGAATGCTGCCGAAACCTTCATGCGCCGGGACGCCAGCGAGGCGGCCCGCGAAATGACCGACGGCCTGCTGGACGATCTGTACGCGCAGATCGTCGACGAGCTGGCCAGGGCGCTGGGCAAGACGCCCGACCAGGTGCGCGCCATCATCGACGACGGCCCCTATCCGCCGGAACGCGCCGTGCAGGCCGGGCTGGTCGACCGGCTCGCCTATCGCGACGAACTGCTCAAGCAACTGGAAATCAAACGCGAACGGAAGATCGTCGGCGGGCAGCGGTACTGGCATTTCCGCACGAAGCGCGACCAGACGCGCGCCGTCATGATCGACGCCCCGCGCGTCGCGGTGCTGTATCTGTCGGGTACGATCCGCGAGGGTCGCGGTGATCCGTCGCGCGGCGCGCCGGGCGCGGCGGTGTACGTCAAGCTGCTGCGGCGGCTGCGGCGCGAAAAGAAGATCCGCGCCGTGGTGCTGCGGATCAACAGCCCGGGCGGCGCGGCCGGCGGGTCGGATTTGATCCGCCGTGAGGTGCAGAATCTGGCCGCGAAAAAAACGGTGCTGATCAGCATGGGCGACGTCGCCGCGTCGGGCGGCTACATGATCGCCGTCGGCGGCAAACGGTTGCTGGCCGAGCGGGCCACGCTGACCGGTTCGATCGGCGTGATCGCCGGCAAATTCGCCATCGCGGGGCTGCTGGAAAAATTCGGCATCGGCCAGGAAGCCTATTCGCGCGGCGCCGCGGCAGGCCTCTACAGCACATCCCAACCCTTCAGCGAGTTGGAACGGCAGCGGATGGGCGAGATCATCGCGTCGAGCTACAAATCGTTCAAGGCCATGGTGGCGGAAAGCCGCGGCTTCGAACCGGCGCGGATCGACGAACTGGCCGAGGGCCACGTCTGGACGGGCCGGCAGGCGCTGGAAAACAAGCTAGTGGACCTTTACGGCGGCATCGGCGATGCCTTGCGCGAGGCGAAGGAAGCCGCCGGCGGCCGGGCCGGCGAACCGATCCGCCTGATCGAGGTTCCCGCTCTGCCCAGCCCCTGGCGCTTGTTGTGGTCGATGAGCTCGGCCCGGATGAGCCTGCCCACGGAGTTGGCCGAATGGGTCGAGTTGCAGGCATTTTCCGGCATCCCCTTCGCCGGTTTGCCGTTCACCGTGCGGATTCGTTGAACGACGAGCCGAATGCGGTGAAAAAAAAGGGCGGCCGCGACGGGCCGCCCCGGTTTGACGATACCGATCGCTATTTTACGCCGAGCAGTTCGACCTCGAAAAAGAGGGTCGCGTTGGGCGGAATCACGCCGCCGGCGCCGTTCGCGCCATAACCCAAGGCCGGCGGAATCGTCAGCGTGCGCTTGCCACCGACTTTCATCCCGGCCACGCCTTCGTCCCAACCCTTGATCACCTGCCCGCCGCCGAGCGGGAAGCTGAACGGCTTGCCGCGGTCGACCGAGCTGTCAAACTTCGCGCCCTTGGCGCCGTTCACCCAGAGCCAACCGGTGTAGTGGACCGACACCGTCATCCCGGCTTTCGCCTCGGCGCCCGTGCCGACTTTCAAGTCGTTGATAATCAAACCGCTGGCGGTTTTCACTTCTTTCGCGATCGCCACCCCGCCGATCACCAGGGTGAGCACCATCGCCAGAACGATCATCCGACGGATTTCCATTCTCGACTCCTTAAAGTGTTGAAGCGGGAAGGATAATGCATCGCCGGCCGAAAGGCAAAATGCGTTTTAACAACCGCAACCGTCGTCGCTGGAAACGGCATCGTCGTCGCCTCCCGCGTCGTCGTCGTCATCGGCGGCGTCGTCATCGGTCGCATCATCATCGGTTGCATCATCATCGGTTGCATCATCGTCAGTCGCATCGTCGTCGGCCGCGTCGTCATCGTCGTCATCGTCGGCCGAGTCGTCGTTGTCGTTGTTATCGTCGTTGTCATCATTGTCGTCATTGTCGTCGTTATCGTCGTTGTTATCGTCATTGTCGTCATCGTCGTCGTCATCGCCGCAAATCGTGAACGTGGTTTGCCAGCTCTTGTAGTGCGGCTCGGCGCCGTTGGTGTCGCCCTGGATGTACATCAAGACGTCCAGGTCGGTCGGGATAACGGCCGAAGCGTCGAAGGTGAAGCTGATGGAATGGCCGTTGCCGACATCGCCGCCGCCGCCGGCTGTCGCGGCGAACTGCCAACTGATGACGTTGCCGGCCGGGTTCACCTGATGGCTCCACGCGCCGGGAATCTCCACCGGCGCCGGGTCCTGCACGGCGGTGATATCCCAGAAATCGCCGGTCCAGAATTGCGCGAAGATCAGCCGCTCGGCGTCCGGGCTGAGGTAATTGACGGTCAGGGTGAAATGGGTCGACTCGCCCAGGACGATACACTCCGGCCCGGCTTCAAAGGTGGTTCCCTCACCGATGGCGCCCCAGGCATAAGCCGGCACCAGACAAACCAAAAACACCAACAACCGTTTCATTGCGTCCTCCCCACTCATTTTCGTTGTTGTATTTTTGTGTGTCCGTGATGGTGAGGATCAATATACCTGAAAAAAGCTATTAGGCAATATAAAATTAGGCAAAAAAGAAGTTTCTTGACGAGACTAATTTACCCCTTCGCGCGGGCGACGACGACGGCGTCGACGGCGGCGGCGCCGGCTTTTTTACAGACGCGGGCGCACTCGTGGAGGGTCGAGCCGGTGGTGGCGACATCGTCCACCAGTAGCAGGCGCTTGCCGGCGAGCGGGGCGCCCGGCGCGACGGCGAAGGCGCCCTTGACGTTGGCGACACGTTCAACCGCCGACAGCGAGGCCTGCGGGACGGTATCGCGGACGCGGCGCAGCCAGGTCGGGCGCAACGGCAGGCGTTCGGCGTTGGGCAGGGCGGCGGCCAGGAACAGCGACTGATTGAACCAGCGTTGGCGGAAGCGCGCCGGGAACAGCGGCACCGGGATGATCGCGTCGTAGGTCGTCCAGTTGATGCCCAGGTCGATCGCGCGGTACAGCACCCCGGCCAGCGCGTAACCCGACGTCAGCCGGCGCTGGTATTTGAGATTGGCGATCGCCGCGGCGACGCGCCCGCCGTAAACGACCACGCCGCGCAGGTGATCGTACGCCGGCGGATCTTCCAGGCAGCGCGCACAGGCCGGTACGCCCTCGCCGGAGTCCACCGGCAGGCCGCAGGTGGCGCAATACGGGGCGATGATCCGGAGGACGGAAGCGGCGCAGTCGGGGCAGGCCAGGGGATCCTCGTCCGCCGCCAGCACGCGCTGGCACCAGGGGCACAAATCGGGATAAAGCAGGTCCACGACGCCCCGCGCCAGCCGCCGCCAGGCGGGTACGTGCGTCGAGAGCAGCGCGTGGACCATGCTCCTCCGGGCTAGAATCAGGCGCCGAGTTTGGCCAGCCGGCCCGCGTAGGCCATCATCAGCGGCAACAGGTCGGTGCCGTGCAGGCGGCCGTGGCCGCCTCGGGCGCAGGCGCGTTCGCCTAACGTTTCCTGGTCGTCCGGGATCACCAGTTTGCCGTGAAACAGCACCGGCACCGGGTGGAAGCTGTGGGTTTTCATCGCGGCGGGCGTCGAGTGATCGCCGGTGACGACCAGTACCGCCGGGCCGAGCTTTTCGATCCGCGCGACTTGTTCGTCGACCTGTTCGATGATCTTCACCTTGGCGTCGAAATTGCCGTCCTCGCCGTAGCTGTCGGTCTTTTTGATGTGCATGAAGAAGAAGTCGTAGTCGTTCCAGACCCGTTCGAGGGTGTCGAACTCGGAGGCGATGGCGATCTCGGCGCGTTCGCCGGCGGGCTTGCCGCGATTGGCGATGTCCTCGGCGTTGGGCACGACCTCGAAACCCAGCAGCCGCGCCACGCCCCGGTAATCGGGATAGGCGGCGATGCAGGCGGCCTTCATGCCGGTCTGCGCGGTGAAATGGGGGAATTCCTTGTAGGTGTCGAAGCCGCGGGTCAGGATGAAATTCGCCGGGTGCTTGTCCTTCAGGGCTTCGCGGGCCTTTTGCAGGATTTCGGCGACGGCGGCGGCGGTTTTCCGCGCGGCGGGATCGGCGGCGAACTCGGGCGTCGGGGCCGGATCGAGAGGTGCGACGCCGGTGGCCTGCGGGTCGGTGTCGATCAGGTTGCCCGACCAGCCCTGGCCGTGCAGGTGCAGCACCGCGCGGTGTTCCTTGCTGTGCCAGAATTTGAACGACACGCCGTCGACCTTGATCTGGGCGTTGAGTAGGTCGACCAGATCGGACGCAGGCCCGTCCTTGATGCGGCCGGCGCGGCGGTCGGTGACGATCAGTCGCCCGTCCTTTTCCTCGACGGCGCAGAAATTGACGCGGGCCGCGACCTCGCCGGGCTGCATGACGTCGGCGTCGAAGCAGCGCGCGCCGAACAGGGCCAGCACCCCGCGGCCGATTTCGTAGACCAGCGGGTCGTAGCCGAACAGCGACAGGTGGGCGATGCCGGAACCGGGGGTGAAGCCGGGGCCGATCGGATCGTGCCCGGCCAGCGAACCGGCGCGCGCCAGGCGGTCGAGGTTGGGTTTTTGCGCGGTTTCCAGTTCGGTCTTGCCGCCGGGGCCGCTGGCGATGCCGCCGAGGCCGTCCATGATCAGCAGGACGATTTTGCCGAGATTCGGTTTCCGGTTGGCCAACTGCGCGATCAGGTGCAGACGAGGTGTCACGGGATAGTTCATGGGCCAGACTCCCTTTCGCAGGATGAATTTGATTAAAACTTGTGCCGCCTAGGCCTTGATGTCAATCGAGGGGGCGTCGGGCCAGATGCCTTCCAGATCGTAATAGGAACGCATCGGCTCGTGAAAGACGTGCACGATGACGTCGCCGTAATCGGCCAGCGCCCACAAGCCTTCCTTTTCGCCTTCGACGATAAACGCGTATTCGCCGCGTTTTTTCATCTCGGCGGTGAGGTGCGAAACGATGGCTTGCACCTGGCGGGTGGACCGGCCATGGCAGATGACGATGGCGTCGGTGTACGAGCACAGATTCGAAACATGCATGATAACTGGGTCAACCGCGTTTTTTTCGAGAGCCAGATTGGCTATTTGGCGGGCTTTATCGATGAATTCCACGAACTGTCTTTTCCTCCTCTCGGTCGTTGCCGTTCCAATGACATCTTAATCTCTGAAGGCGCGCGCCGTCAATGATTTTTCGGTGACTTTCACGAAGCGGAGGCGGCGTTTTCAGCGGCTCGATCCGAGGGTGCCAGGGGCGGGCCGCTTTGTTCTCGCGCCGCGTTCGCCTCGCGTTTTATGTTGTGATACATTTCGTTCGATCTCACGGCGAGGCGGACCATGAAACGGATTGTTCTTTCCTGGATGCTGGTTTTGGCTTT is drawn from Myxococcales bacterium and contains these coding sequences:
- a CDS encoding ComF family protein is translated as MVHALLSTHVPAWRRLARGVVDLLYPDLCPWCQRVLAADEDPLACPDCAASVLRIIAPYCATCGLPVDSGEGVPACARCLEDPPAYDHLRGVVVYGGRVAAAIANLKYQRRLTSGYALAGVLYRAIDLGINWTTYDAIIPVPLFPARFRQRWFNQSLFLAAALPNAERLPLRPTWLRRVRDTVPQASLSAVERVANVKGAFAVAPGAPLAGKRLLLVDDVATTGSTLHECARVCKKAGAAAVDAVVVARAKG
- a CDS encoding FKBP-type peptidyl-prolyl cis-trans isomerase, producing the protein MEIRRMIVLAMVLTLVIGGVAIAKEVKTASGLIINDLKVGTGAEAKAGMTVSVHYTGWLWVNGAKGAKFDSSVDRGKPFSFPLGGGQVIKGWDEGVAGMKVGGKRTLTIPPALGYGANGAGGVIPPNATLFFEVELLGVK
- the rsfS gene encoding ribosome silencing factor → MEFIDKARQIANLALEKNAVDPVIMHVSNLCSYTDAIVICHGRSTRQVQAIVSHLTAEMKKRGEYAFIVEGEKEGLWALADYGDVIVHVFHEPMRSYYDLEGIWPDAPSIDIKA
- the apgM gene encoding 2,3-bisphosphoglycerate-independent phosphoglycerate mutase — its product is MNYPVTPRLHLIAQLANRKPNLGKIVLLIMDGLGGIASGPGGKTELETAQKPNLDRLARAGSLAGHDPIGPGFTPGSGIAHLSLFGYDPLVYEIGRGVLALFGARCFDADVMQPGEVAARVNFCAVEEKDGRLIVTDRRAGRIKDGPASDLVDLLNAQIKVDGVSFKFWHSKEHRAVLHLHGQGWSGNLIDTDPQATGVAPLDPAPTPEFAADPAARKTAAAVAEILQKAREALKDKHPANFILTRGFDTYKEFPHFTAQTGMKAACIAAYPDYRGVARLLGFEVVPNAEDIANRGKPAGERAEIAIASEFDTLERVWNDYDFFFMHIKKTDSYGEDGNFDAKVKIIEQVDEQVARIEKLGPAVLVVTGDHSTPAAMKTHSFHPVPVLFHGKLVIPDDQETLGERACARGGHGRLHGTDLLPLMMAYAGRLAKLGA
- the sppA gene encoding signal peptide peptidase SppA, producing the protein MNPLRSLWNFCRRSGAAMYWHVLNFSWRRADYDTVEINLRGGVPERRLPGSLFELRRPAGLTHRGLLELLDYLASDDKVKRVILQLGPLGTGLARVQEIGRALDRLRAAGKTLIAQLDTVGLREYLLAAHCQQRVLLPNSLLLITGLRMEIRYFRGLLDKLAVQPDLLVAGKFKNAAETFMRRDASEAAREMTDGLLDDLYAQIVDELARALGKTPDQVRAIIDDGPYPPERAVQAGLVDRLAYRDELLKQLEIKRERKIVGGQRYWHFRTKRDQTRAVMIDAPRVAVLYLSGTIREGRGDPSRGAPGAAVYVKLLRRLRREKKIRAVVLRINSPGGAAGGSDLIRREVQNLAAKKTVLISMGDVAASGGYMIAVGGKRLLAERATLTGSIGVIAGKFAIAGLLEKFGIGQEAYSRGAAAGLYSTSQPFSELERQRMGEIIASSYKSFKAMVAESRGFEPARIDELAEGHVWTGRQALENKLVDLYGGIGDALREAKEAAGGRAGEPIRLIEVPALPSPWRLLWSMSSARMSLPTELAEWVELQAFSGIPFAGLPFTVRIR